The following coding sequences lie in one Streptomyces xiamenensis genomic window:
- a CDS encoding helix-turn-helix transcriptional regulator, with amino-acid sequence MRKFTRGSNVVTLAHLAGLLGRDGEQGSPDGPGDLLHQGWYTTEEVAALIGVDASTLRRWRTVSPLQGPPFVRLTSRTTVYSAPDVEAWLASRRIVPDVAA; translated from the coding sequence GTGCGGAAATTCACTCGGGGCAGCAATGTGGTGACGCTCGCGCATTTGGCCGGGCTTTTGGGACGGGACGGGGAACAGGGGAGTCCTGATGGTCCCGGTGATCTTCTTCACCAGGGCTGGTATACGACTGAAGAGGTCGCCGCCTTGATAGGTGTGGATGCTTCGACGCTGCGGCGGTGGCGGACGGTATCGCCTCTTCAGGGGCCGCCGTTCGTGCGGCTGACGTCGCGGACGACGGTGTACAGCGCGCCCGATGTCGAAGCCTGGCTGGCCTCACGCCGTATCGTCCCTGACGTGGCTGCCTGA